The following proteins are co-located in the Frigidibacter mobilis genome:
- the urtE gene encoding urea ABC transporter ATP-binding subunit UrtE, which produces MLDIREIDVFYGAAQALRGVSMTAHPGRVTSVLGRNGVGKTTLLRAITGRQQIRSGKMDWEGRDLSRLRPEARARAGIAFVPQGREIFPLLTVRENLETGFSLLPRRERRVPDEVFELFPVLAQMLGRRGGDLSGGQQQQLAIGRAMVTRPRLLVLDEPTEGIQPSIIQDIGRAIKYLRGKGDMAIVLVEQYFDFARDLADDFIVLERGQVIRAGTRADMDGDSVRNLLTV; this is translated from the coding sequence ATGCTGGATATCCGCGAGATCGACGTGTTCTACGGCGCCGCCCAGGCCCTGCGCGGCGTGTCGATGACGGCCCATCCCGGCCGCGTCACCTCGGTCCTGGGGCGCAACGGCGTCGGCAAGACCACGCTTCTGCGCGCCATCACCGGCCGCCAGCAGATCAGGTCCGGCAAGATGGACTGGGAGGGCCGCGACCTCTCGCGCCTGCGCCCCGAGGCCCGAGCCCGCGCCGGCATCGCCTTCGTCCCGCAAGGGCGAGAGATCTTCCCGCTGCTGACCGTGCGCGAGAACCTCGAGACCGGCTTCTCGCTGCTGCCCCGCCGCGAACGGCGCGTGCCGGACGAGGTGTTCGAGCTCTTCCCCGTGCTGGCCCAGATGCTGGGCCGCCGCGGCGGCGATCTGTCGGGCGGCCAGCAGCAGCAGCTTGCCATCGGCCGCGCGATGGTCACCCGCCCCCGGCTTCTGGTGCTGGACGAACCGACCGAGGGCATCCAGCCCTCGATCATCCAGGATATCGGCCGCGCCATCAAATACCTGCGCGGCAAGGGCGACATGGCGATCGTGCTGGTGGAACAGTATTTCGACTTCGCCCGCGACCTCGCCGACGATTTCATCGTGCTGGAACGCGGCCAGGTCATCCGCGCCGGCACAAGGGCGGATATGGACGGGGACTCGGTGCGCAATCTGCTGACGGTGTGA
- a CDS encoding 2Fe-2S iron-sulfur cluster-binding protein: MIGLALALLLIALPAAFGLWHLVGGLWAVRCRQAAELAANGRRMMILWRDDPAPGLFRLWLVDWRLFLPRFAAGQHVIVTVALPDGTSARRAYSLAGWSRFPLVYCLGIRKGAAASAALHARARPLARLTVSAPKGQFTDPDLGAPLVLVAGGIGITPFRAILAERAGRLASGPVILHHSAREPAELLWKDDLTRHSARDARLRYIPRATQGQPRLTVAEVMADITPDSHVMICAGDSLTRSLREGLLEIGLPADRLHIEAFSLGLQPENLGISITIGDRSFRPGPVGSLLEALEQGGAAPESECRAGECGLCFVEILEGQARDIASGRPVSGRVLACSVIPETDLRLGRSV; the protein is encoded by the coding sequence ATGATCGGACTTGCGCTTGCCCTGCTGCTGATCGCGCTGCCTGCCGCATTCGGCCTGTGGCATCTGGTCGGCGGCCTGTGGGCGGTTCGGTGCAGGCAGGCGGCGGAGCTTGCGGCAAACGGCCGGCGGATGATGATCCTGTGGCGCGACGATCCGGCGCCGGGCCTGTTCCGGCTGTGGCTGGTGGACTGGCGGCTGTTCCTGCCGCGTTTTGCGGCCGGGCAGCATGTCATCGTGACGGTGGCACTGCCGGATGGCACCTCAGCCAGGCGCGCCTATTCCCTGGCCGGATGGTCTCGGTTTCCGCTGGTCTATTGCCTTGGCATCCGCAAGGGCGCCGCGGCGAGCGCCGCCCTGCACGCCAGGGCAAGGCCGCTGGCGCGGCTGACCGTCTCGGCGCCCAAAGGGCAGTTTACCGATCCCGATCTGGGCGCGCCGCTGGTCCTTGTCGCAGGCGGCATCGGCATTACCCCGTTCCGCGCGATCCTTGCAGAGCGTGCTGGCCGGCTCGCCTCTGGTCCGGTCATCCTGCACCACAGCGCGAGAGAGCCCGCAGAGCTGCTGTGGAAGGATGATCTTACCCGGCACTCGGCCCGGGATGCCCGCCTGCGCTACATTCCCCGGGCGACGCAGGGCCAGCCGCGCCTGACCGTGGCCGAGGTCATGGCCGATATCACCCCGGACAGCCATGTGATGATCTGTGCCGGCGACTCGCTGACCCGCAGCCTGCGAGAGGGGTTGCTGGAGATCGGGTTGCCTGCGGACCGGCTGCACATCGAGGCCTTTTCGCTGGGGCTTCAGCCTGAGAACCTGGGTATCAGCATCACGATCGGCGACCGCAGCTTTCGGCCCGGCCCGGTGGGCTCGCTGCTGGAGGCGCTGGAGCAGGGGGGCGCCGCGCCCGAAAGCGAGTGCCGGGCGGGGGAATGTGGGCTGTGTTTCGTCGAGATACTCGAAGGGCAGGCCCGCGACATTGCAAGCGGCCGGCCGGTGTCGGGACGGGTCCTTGCCTGCTCAGTGATCCCCGAAACTGACCTGCGGCTAGGCCGGAGCGTGTGA